Proteins encoded together in one Camelina sativa cultivar DH55 chromosome 9, Cs, whole genome shotgun sequence window:
- the LOC104713748 gene encoding probable N-acetyltransferase HLS1-like, translated as MTVVVEVREYDPSKDLATVEEVEQRCEVGPTGKLSLFTDLLGDPICRVRHSPSYLMLVAEIGTDEKKELVGMIRGCIKTVTCGSSTKRLDNKSQNDVVITKPLYTKLAYILGLRVSPTHRRQGIGFKLVKTMEDWFSQNGAEYSYFATENDNHASVNLFTGKCGYSEFRTPSILVNPVYAHRVNISRRVTIIKLDPTDAELLYRIRFSTTEFFPRDIDSVLNNKLSLGTFVAVPRGSCYGSGLGSWPGSAKFLEYPPDSWAVLSVWNCNESFRLEVRGASKLRRVLAKTTRVVDKTLPFLKIPSIPAVFQPFGLHFMYGIGGEGPRAEKMVKVLCNHAHNLAKEGGCGVVAAEVAGGEPLRRGIPHWKVLSCAEDLWCIKRLGEDYSDGSIGDWTKSPPGESIFVDPREF; from the exons atgaCGGTGGTTGTGGAGGTTAGAGAATACGACCCTAGTAAAGACTTAGCTACCGTCGAAGAAGTTGAGCAGCGGTGCGAAGTTGGCCCAACGGGAAAACTTTCTCTCTTCACTGATCTCTTAGGTGACCCAATTTGCCGTGTTCGACATTCACCTTCTTACCTCATGCTG GTGGCTGAGATTGGTACGGATGAGAAGAAAGAGTTAGTTGGAATGATACGAGGATGTATCAAAACCGTTACATGTGGTAGCAGCACCAAAAGACTTGATAACAAGTCTCAAAACGATGTCGTTATTACCAAACCTCTTTACACTAAACTTGCTTACATTTTGGGCCTCCGCGTTTCTCCTACGCACCG gAGGCAAGGGATAGGGTTTAAGCTCGTGAAGACTATGGAAGATTGGTTTAGTCAAAACGGCGCTGAGTATTCTTATTTTGCAACTGAAAACGACAACCACGCTTCCGTTAACCTTTTCACCGGTAAATGTGGTTACTCCGAGTTCCGTACACCGTCCATTTTGGTTAACCCGGTTTACGCGCACAGGGTTAACATTTCTCGTCGAGTTACTATAATCAAGCTTGATCCGACTGATGCTGAGTTGCTATACCGAATCCGGTTTAGTACAACCGAGTTTTTTCCGAGAGACATTGACTCGGTTCTAAATAACAAGCTCTCGTTAGGAACATTCGTTGCTGTTCCACGTGGCAGTTGTTACGGATCCGGGTTAGGCTCATGGCCCGGTTCAGCTAAATTCTTGGAGTATCCACCCGATTCATGGGCCGTTTTAAGTGTGTGGAACTGTAACGAATCGTTTCGGTTAGAAGTTCGCGGCGCGTCAAAGTTGAGGCGCGTGTTAGCTAAAACGACGCGAGTAGTTGATAAAACGCTGCCGTTTTTGAAAATCCCGTCGATTCCCGCGGTTTTCCAACCGTTTGGGCTGCATTTTATGTACGGAATCGGCGGAGAAGGACCACGCGCGGAGAAAATGGTGAAGGTGCTGTGTAATCACGCGCATAATCTGGCCAAAGAAGGAGGATGCGGTGTCGTGGCGGCGGAAGTAGCCGGAGGAGAACCGCTCCGACGAGGGATACCACATTGGAAAGTACTATCGTGCGCCGAGGATTTGTGGTGTATCAAACGGCTTGGAGAAGATTACAGTGATGGTTCTATTGGTGATTGGACTAAATCTCCACCTGGTGAATCTATTTTTGTTGACCCtagagaattttaa